The genomic stretch TTTGAGGGCATCCCATTGCTCCAGAAGCCGTTCAATAACTTTCCCACGAGACAGCCAACGAGTTTGTGACAATTTCAAAATTTGGTGATCAGCAGCCTTTACTGCATTCTGAATTAAGTTAAAATCATTCTGACGTTTGCTGCTTCGTGAGAAGTAAGAAGTAACATTTTTCATGAAGGATTCCAGAAATGATGGGAGACATTTGCTAGCATAGTTAGAACAAAGAGCAAATGAGTGGCAGACGCATCCTAGCACGAACACTGAAGGGAGATCTTTCTTTAGTAGTGCCTGAAAGCCACTATTATGTCCCATCATGGTGGCACAGTTGTCACTGCCAAACCCTATGATATTTGTCAAAGGTATGCCTCGTTCCTCCAGGAGTGTTCTTACAGCTTTGTAAAGgccctcaccactaccatcatctaCCTCTACCGTATCTAACAATGCATCCACTACTTCCTCAGTTTTTACATCAAAGTATCTTACTACAACTGCTAAAACTTGAGAAACTGAAACATCAGTGCACTCGTCAATTAAAATGGAAAACTTTTGCTTTCTACATATTTGTGCAACCTCATTACGCTCCTCATGAGCAATGCCTTCCTGTATTATATAGCTAGCTTTAGTGCGTTTCATTGTCATGTGTTGCGCAACTTCACACTCTGGAAACATGACTTTCAAAGTTTCAGTAAGGTGGTCAGCTTGTTTATATGGCATCTGGTGCTCAGCCATGAAACCTGCTAGTAAAACTTCTGCCTTAGCAATTTTATCATTCAGAGTCACTGTCTCCTGTTTTGGTTTAAAGAAACTCTGGATTTGAGTGATGGATCTTTTAGCAAGAGaatttttctggtgtttttttgaGTCTTTATGAGCTAGAAGAGCTGTCTTATTTGAATTCTTAAATTTTGTATCACAAACTTTACAAACAGCACTGTTCTTGTCAGTCGGATGCATCTGTAACCAATCTTTCAAATCTGGATGCGTCAACCACTCTTGGTTAAAACCTTGAAAGTACCATTTACGCTTCTTCTTTTTGGGGGTGTTATCtagctcttcttcctcgtcaGAAATAACTGCAACGGAATCTGAAATATATTACCATATGCggtaaaaaaaataccagtgtTTTGtctcttatcacacacacacacacacacacacacacacacacacacacacacacacacacacttgcgaaTGACACAGAAACAAAATGTTGTAAACTGGAAAATACTAGAGGACATAAAGACATTGTCagaaacaataaataacataTAAAGCATTCAGAGAGCGCAGACCACCCGTCAAGCAGTCGTGAGACTCGTGTCTCCCCGCAGTTGGCATATTTCTTAAAATTATTAATacctaatgaaaaaaaatctcgcCAACTTCGTTTCCAACCATCCTAAAAATTTCAGTAAAATCCTTCCATAGCTGTTGAGTGGGATTACCCTGTTCACAGacaagcagacaaaaaaaaaaaaaaacgaaagcatAACCTCCTTAgcagtgatgaaaaaaaaaaaaaactttatttgtGTACACACCTGCAACAGCACCAGCATGTTCGGGTGCAGATTTAACTGCAGCTGGATTAGACGAGCTGTATTGTTTTTCACTAGGACCAGGTATTTCATTATCATCAGAACTCTCCATTGCTGAAAAAAGACCAGTTGCAAAAAAAAGGTAATGCAGAAAGTGGATAGAAAATCAGGAAAATTTTTGCTTTGTGATCAAATCCTTTCATGGGCGGATTCTATTTCTGATACCAGTGCTATAAACTTAACAATACGTAACTGATTTCAAGATTAGTCCCTACAACAtattttttatcttatatttCTGCTTTATTGTAAGTTTACTAGCGTACCTTCAAATACTCGTACATACGTGCTGCCCTTATTAGTGCTAGTTATagctacctccaccaccaacaacaagtaACAATTTTACCAAATACACCACATGAGAGCAATTAACTAAGAATCATTATACCTACAAGTAGCTACACCCTATTCACTGTGGTTATTTTTTATCAGTCTCATTAGCTACAGAGACTCAAATTGCTTATCACTAATCCTCGAATGGCACACTCAGCTTCACTGTGTTCTCGTGGGACAAATAATAAGGGTCTTTAAGTGAATAATACACCATGACATAGGGTGGAAATATATCAATAACGAATAACAAACTCTTTAAGTTTCAATTCACTAGATACACTCACCAGCGAAGCAAAACAAAGGCACCAGCTGAAGGACTAGTCTGTCAATGCGTGTCTGCCACTGTGTGGCCTGTGTGGACGTCGATGTACAACAAGACAtcacacttccttctctcctctgtctctctctctctctctctctctctctctctctctctctctctctctctctctctctctctctctctctctctctctctctctctctctc from Eriocheir sinensis breed Jianghai 21 unplaced genomic scaffold, ASM2467909v1 Scaffold982, whole genome shotgun sequence encodes the following:
- the LOC126995098 gene encoding SCAN domain-containing protein 3-like, which encodes MHPTDKNSAVCKVCDTKFKNSNKTALLAHKDSKKHQKNSLAKRSITQIQSFFKPKQETVTLNDKIAKAEVLLAGFMAEHQMPYKQADHLTETLKVMFPECEVAQHMTMKRTKASYIIQEGIAHEERNEVAQICRKQKFSILIDECTDVSVSQVLAVVVRYFDVKTEEVVDALLDTVEVDDGSGEGLYKAVRTLLEERGIPLTNIIGFGSDNCATMMGHNSGFQALLKKDLPSVFVLGCVCHSFALCSNYASKCLPSFLESFMKNVTSYFSRSSKRQNDFNLIQNAVKAADHQILKLSQTRWLSRGKVIERLLEQWDALKLYFQSEAITDTDKVDGASGIYKVMTSEGTKHMLLFLNNILKKVCMLTWFTPLVGFPTPQSPWG